From the genome of Hymenobacter sp. PAMC 26628, one region includes:
- a CDS encoding recombinase family protein, which translates to MNYVLYLRASTLRQGQSGLGLEGQRLIAHRFLQPGDRIVSEYIEVESGRKNNRPEMAKAIVETRTAGATLLVAEMSRLARSVYFTSKLMEERVRFKACDIPNADEFTINILAAVAQKGAKDISDSTKRGLSAKKARGFTLGKPENFTPESRALGRAVVQRNAQEAVPNKQARRLATLLRRDGLTLEGIAGELNAHGYRTRRGKEFHKTTVRRLLQGTVPSEPADETKPHIHPV; encoded by the coding sequence ATGAATTATGTACTATACCTGCGGGCCTCGACCTTGCGCCAGGGCCAGAGCGGCCTCGGCCTCGAAGGCCAGCGCCTCATCGCCCACCGTTTCCTGCAGCCCGGCGACCGGATTGTGTCCGAATACATCGAGGTCGAGAGCGGACGCAAGAACAACCGGCCGGAGATGGCGAAAGCCATCGTGGAGACCCGGACCGCCGGGGCCACGCTACTCGTGGCCGAGATGTCGCGCCTGGCTCGCAGTGTCTACTTCACCTCGAAGCTGATGGAAGAGCGGGTCCGCTTCAAGGCCTGCGACATCCCCAACGCCGACGAATTCACCATCAACATCCTGGCCGCCGTGGCCCAGAAAGGGGCCAAGGATATTTCCGACTCCACCAAACGGGGCCTATCCGCTAAAAAGGCCCGGGGCTTTACGCTGGGCAAGCCCGAAAACTTTACCCCCGAATCGCGTGCCCTGGGCCGGGCGGTAGTGCAGCGCAACGCACAGGAGGCCGTACCCAACAAGCAGGCCCGCCGGCTGGCCACGTTGCTGCGCCGGGACGGGCTCACGTTGGAGGGGATTGCGGGCGAATTAAACGCGCACGGCTACCGCACGCGTCGGGGCAAAGAATTCCACAAGACCACAGTTCGGCGCTTGCTTCAGGGGACGGTCCCGTCAGAGCCAGCCGATGAAACGAAGCCGCATATTCACCCTGTCTGA
- a CDS encoding site-specific integrase, with the protein MASTGKKNLLAVTGDLPALALANDLAGQVAPNVGRYLTLGLEGAENTRLAYSADLRSYEAFCAAHEFTPWPAAVATLASYVAHLADIPRKLATINRHLAAIEKNHQLRGLPSAISAPALDVLRKGVARVVGKKQKQAPAFSVAHLKKCIAELDLNRPEGVRARAILLNRLHA; encoded by the coding sequence ATGGCTTCAACGGGAAAAAAGAACCTGCTGGCCGTGACCGGCGACCTGCCGGCTCTGGCGCTGGCCAACGACCTGGCCGGCCAGGTCGCGCCGAACGTCGGTCGTTACTTAACCTTGGGTCTTGAAGGCGCCGAGAATACTCGACTCGCGTACTCGGCCGACTTGCGGAGCTACGAGGCTTTCTGTGCCGCGCACGAGTTCACGCCCTGGCCGGCGGCCGTGGCTACGCTCGCCAGCTACGTCGCCCACCTAGCCGACATCCCCCGCAAGCTGGCCACCATCAACCGGCACCTGGCCGCCATCGAGAAAAACCACCAGTTGCGGGGGCTGCCCTCGGCCATCAGCGCGCCGGCGCTCGACGTGCTGCGCAAGGGCGTCGCGCGTGTGGTGGGCAAAAAGCAGAAGCAGGCCCCGGCGTTTTCGGTAGCCCACCTCAAAAAATGCATTGCCGAGCTTGACTTGAATAGGCCCGAGGGTGTACGCGCGCGCGCAATCCTTCTTAATAGGCTTCACGCTTAA